The genomic interval AGTGGTCTGCGGATATCGCATTGAGGAGCTTCAAACCAAGCTCACCCGAGAAGCCCGTCAGATGGAAAAACTGATCGACGAGCTGGCCAAGGGCCGAAAAATGGAGAAGATTCTGCGCAGCGAATAAGACTACCGCGCGTAGTTCACCGCCCGTGTTTCGCGGATCACCGTCACCTTGACCTGACCTGGATAGGTCATTTCACTTTGGATCTTTTGACTGATGTCGTAGCTGAGTTGCGTAGCACTGTTGTCGTCGACCTTGTCGCAATCGACCACTACACGTAGTTCACGACCCGCTTGAATCGCATAGGACTTGCTCACGCCCGGGTACTGCAGAGCCAACTCCTCCAATTCCTTCAGACGCTTGATGTAGCTGTCTACGATCTGGCGACGAGCTCCCGGACGAGCTCCTGAGATTCCATCACAGACTTGAATGATCGGCGCAATGAGGGTATTCATTTCCACTTCATCGTGGTGAGCTCCTACGGCATTACAGACATCGGGCTTCTCTCCGTACTTTTCACAGAGCTTCATCCCAAGGATAGCGTGCGGCAACTCACTCTCTTCATCGGGCACTTTTCCAATATCGTGCAAGAGTCCAGCCCGTTTGGCCGCCTTGGGGTTGAGCCCCAATTCACTGGCCATAATGGAACAGAGGTTCGCTACTTCACGGCTGTGCTGCAACAGGTTCTGTCCGTACGAAGAACGGTACTTCATACGTCCTACCATGCGTACTAGCTCCGGATGTAAATTGTGAATTCCAAGGTCGATGGCGGTGCGCTTGCCGGTCTCGGCTATTTCTTCTTCGAGTTCTTTAATGGTCTTCTTGACCACTTCCTCAATTCGCGCCGGATGGATACGTCCATCTGTCACCAACTTATGCAAGGACAGTCGCGCCACCTCACGACGAACCGGATCAAAGCAACTCAAGATGATGGCCTCAGGTGTATCGTCTACAATGATCTCTACCCCCGTAGCGGCTTCTAAGGCACGGATGTTTCGACCTTCACGGCCAATGATACGTCCCTTGACATCATCGCTTTCGATATTGAACACCGATACGCTGTTCTCAATGCTGTGCTCTACGCCCACCCGTTGGATGGTTTGAAGAATGATCTTCTTGGCTTCTTTGTTGGCGGCCAACTTCGCCTCTTCGACTTGCTCCTGAACCAAGGCCAAGGCCTGTGCTTTCGCCTCGTCTTTGAGGGCATCCACGAGCTGCTTCTTGGCTTCCTCAGCGGACAATCCGGAAATGACCTCGAGCTGCTCTACCTGCTTGCGGTGCATTTGCTCTACTTCCTTACTTCTGCGCTCCAAGACGTCGAAGCGCTTATCCAATTTGGATTGCTTGTCCTTGAGCTCCTTGTAGTTTCGGCTGTTTTCTTCGATTCGGGTGCGGAGCTTGTCGTCCTTTTCTTTGAACTTCTTCTCCTTCGCCTCCATGCGTTGATTGCGTTCGTGAATCACGCCTTCATGCTCGGTCTTGAGCTCAAGAAATTTCTCCTTGGCTTGAAGGATTTTGTCCTTCTTGATTTGTTCCCCCTCTTTCTCGGCTTCGGCCAGCATTTTGGCGACCTTACCGTCTCCTTGTTTTCTCAGGATGATCACGGCAAGCCCAAATCCGGCCAGCACACTGATCAATCCTTCGACGATCATAACGACTGTATTGTCCATATGTCGGTATAAAATAAGCCCACACTACTTCACGGTTCTATTAAACCCCATAATGTCATGGGTGGAGTCGCCGACAGCATCAAACTTCCACCGGTCCGGATTGGACTCACCGTCACCAGGACGGCTACAAGGCCTGTTTTTAACTGTCTGAATCGTTGAACTCCAATAGAATAACTGTTGAGTTTAACAAACATGTGAAATAATGCGGGCTATGCGATTATTTTTTATGTAAAGAACTAGTCAGCAAGAGCGTCGGACAACTGCTTCCCCAGGGCTTCCAACCGGTCGGTCACCTCTTGGTCGACCACGACGGCATCACTTTGCGTTCGCTCCACCTTAGTAGCGAGCTGCAAGGCGCACATGGCGAGCAGGTCTTGCTGGTCCTGCACCGCGTAGTTACGCTGGAAGTCTTTCAGCATTGACTCAATGGTCTTTGCCGCTTTTCGCACCGACTCTTCATCGGCCCGTTTTATGGTGAGCGGATACGTTCTGTTTCCGATGCTCACCTTTATTTTAAGCATATTCGGATCCATCCTTTATCCATTCAGTTGTGCTACGCACTTATCGATTTCCCGCACCAATTCGCTGATTTTGGATTTTGTGGCCTCACGGCCCGATGGGTCATTTCCCCCCAAAGTGCCAGCCATCCGAATCAGTTCATTTTCCCGTTCCATCTGCGCCACCACTTCGCGCGCTTGATCCACACGCTCTTCGGCCTGGATCAATTCTTCTTTGAGTTCACGGTGTTCGCTTTCCAGCCTCTTGTACTTCTTTATAAACAAGTTCAAATCGGCCTCTAATCGCTCCACCGTTCGCGCTAAATCGCTCATGCAGTTTAGAATCTAGGTTAAAACAAATGTAGCGTTTCGGCGTATTGGGCGCAAATGGCCAGCATCTTATATTTGCGGACTATGCGCATCCTGCTTTTTCTCCTTGTCTCGACCTTATCCCTAAACGCCCAAAACTGGCATCCTCCGATGGACCCTCCCATGATCCTCAGTGGTTCCTTTGGCGAACTCCGGAGCAATCACTTCCACAGCGGTATCGACATCAAAACAGGCGGGGTGGTTGGAAAGTCCGTTTACGCGGTGGAACGCGGAACGGTGGTACGTATTCGCGTGGGCCCCACTGGCTTTGGAAAAGCACTTTATCTGAGACACCCCAATGGAAAGACCAGTGTATACGCCCACTTGAACGCCTTTGATCCGGCCATTGCTGAATATGTCAAAAAGGCCCAATACCGTCAACAGCGCTTTGCAGTGGACCTCTACCCCGAAGCGGGAACCTTTACTTTTGAACGCGGTGAAGAGATCGCCAAATCCGGGAACAGCGGATCTTCTGGAGGGCCTCACCTTCATTTCGAGATCAGGAATACGGCCAACGAGCATCCCCTCGACCCTTTGAATCAAGGATTCTCGGTTGAGGATCATCGCGCCCCCTTGCTTGAACGGTTGGTGTTGATTCCTATCAGTGCCGATGCCCGCTGTAATGGAATACGCGAGAATGTCATTCTTCCCACCACCCGATCCGGCGTGGGACAATACCGCGTTTCAGACAACCGCAGTATTCAGCTTACCGGTACTTGGGGCTTTGCTGTTCAGACCGTAGATCAACAAGATGGCGGCAGCAATCGCAACGGTACGGTGATGCTCAAAATGTGGTTGGACGACAGCCTGCGCTACGTGCACGACATTGACGAATTCAGCTTCTCCGAAACGCGCTACATGAACAGTCTGATCACCTATGATCAGTACAAGTGCTGCCGCTGGAGGGGCACTAAACTGTACGTGGAACCCAACAACCAATTGAGCTTTGTCCAAGGCAATCCCGCCGGATATGAATTTGAGGCCGTCGGGAAGCATACGATTCGCATCGAAGCAGAAGACCGTCGCGGGAACAAGAGCGTTTTGACCTACAGCTTTGGCACTCTGGAACCCGCTCAACACGACTCCGCTGTGGAAGACCCCGTGGTGCTGCAAAACAAGCCGTGGCTGGTGCATCACGAGGCCCATCGGATTACGGTGGGCGATGCGCGCTGCATCATTCCGGCGGGCGTGCTGTACACAGACACCTATTTCCCAAAAGGGCAAGCCGCATACGACAACACCTTTTACACCCCCTTGTACCGATTCGGACACCAAGAGATTCCGGCACACACCTATTTTACCCTAGACCTTCCCCTTGCGGCGATTCCCAAAGGCCTCAGAGCAGAACAATTATGCTTTGTCGAAGTGGAAGAAAGCGGTCGCAAAGAATGGTGGCCGGGAGAATGGAAATCGGGCCGATTTATCGGCCGTAGCCGCGAATTTGGGCGCTATGCGATAGGTGCCGATACGGTTGCCCCTGTCATTGACCCCGTCAACATCTACGCCCGGAAGAACATGAGTCGGAACGAGTCCTTGATGGTTCGTATCAAAGACGATTTCAGTGGTATTGACGCCATCAAAGGAACAATTGACGGTCAGTGGGTCTTAATGGAATGGGATCCGAAGACACGGCGATTGTGGTACACATTCGATGAACGTTGCCCCGCAGGAGAGCACACCTTTGCTTTGGAAGTCACGGACAACTGCGGAAATACAGCCGAATACGTGGTCTTCTTTACACGATGACCTGAGTGGTTCGAGCGATTAATCGGTAATCACCAGGCGCTTGAGGAAGCGACCATAATCGGTATCCAGCTCGATTAAATAGGAACCCGCGGCCCAGTTTTCCGTGGACCATTCCCGACGAAATAGCCCAGCCGAACGCTGGTAGGCCTCCGAAGCCACAATCTGGCCCTGAGTGGAGTAAATGGTGATGCGCAGATCGGTTCGGTATTTCAGAACCACGTCCATGGTGAAGTAATCCGTGGCAGGGTTCGGGAACACGGAGCGCCACTCCACCGCTTCAGTCACGGGACCAATCTCAGGATCGGTCAATCCATCCGACTTGTTGATGGTTGCGCTGTAGATATCGAGGTTCCCGTTGTTGGATCGGCCGTCAGACCAGAAGGGAATAACCGAGCCCGGGGAGCCCAAGACTTGGGTGTATTCCCCAATACCAAAGCCGTTGTTGTTGTTTCCAACAGTAGAGAATAAGGTCGGCGTTAGGTTTGCCTTAATGTTGCTGAAGGTGATTCCACCATCCGTGGATATACCGATGTAGTAGTCGGTGGCGATGTTGGCAACATCGTCCCGTCGATCGTACCAACCGAGCATGACATCTCCTTCGGAATCGACAAAGATGCTGGAATAGAACTGATGCTGCTGTGGGTCACCGTCATTGTTGACAATCATGGGCGTGGACCAGGTGTCTCCTCCATCACGTGAACGGGAAAGCCAAATATCGAGCCCATAGCTCTCCGTGGTGTCTACACCGTTGGCGGTCCAGGTCAAATAGAGCGATCCGTCGTTCGGCCCACCTGAGTTGTCCGAAGCCAAATAGCAGGAGGGATAAAAACGCTGGAGCGAAACTCCCGTGAGGTTAGGATCGGGATCCCAAGCCGTAAAGGAGGGCACGTTGGCCTGAGTTACTTCGGCCGGAGCACTAAAGGTCAATCCACCGTCCGTACTGCTGCAGTGATACATGTGGTAGGTCTGGCTATTTGGACTGGCAAAGAAGGTGACGTGCACCACCCCATCGCTCGTAACCGCTACATTCCCAAACTGGACAAAGACCCAATTAAAACCACTTACGTTGATGGTGCTCTGCGTGAATTCTACGTCATTGGCCCGCTTGTACCGCAGCCCGATGTAAGACGACCCTGTGAGTGGGTTTCCTTCGAGGAAGGTGCAGTAGACGGAATTGTAATGAGGTGAGGAGGGATTGACGTCCGCCGCCATCCACTGCTTATCGCGCACGACAAGGCTGTTGATGTTGGGCAGACCTCCGTCATTCTTGCTCAGGCCGATGGCCTTTTTAGGACTCTGCTGCCAAGTGATGCCGTGATCATCGGAATAGGCCCAATAAAGGGCCCAAAAAATACTGTCGCTGATGGAGCTCTTTTGAAAGAGGTTAATCCAGCTGTAGTAGAGGCGTCCGTTGCCGTCGTAGACAAAGTTGGGATCCCCACCACCGTAGACCACGGCGTTGCTGAACTGAGGAGATGGGCTAAAGGAGCTCAGGTTCCAAGAGCTGCCGAAGTCGGCCGAAGTCCAGATGGGCATGGCCAGGCCATTTTGTTGGCGCATGGCACTGGTGACCAGGATGTTGGTGTCTCCAGGAAAGATGGCCGCGTGGACTTCTGATTCCGGGGCGTTGACCGCGCTGACGACGTGTTCGTCTGGGACGGAGCGGGTCCATCGCGCCGTAGGCGCAGACAAATCTGTAATGACTGGAGCGCCCTCTGGGAATCGAATCTTTTCCTCGATGATTTCGCGGAGGTATTCGCGGCGAATTTCGGTGTATTCCTGAGCGGCTGAAAGCAGCGGCAACAGGGCGATTCCGAGAAGCAATTGTAGTTTTCTTTTCATGGTGACAAAGTGCAGGTTACCAAAGATACCAAAATGCAGAGGATTCCGTTACTTTGTGGTATGAAGCACTTTACCAGTTGGGCAGGTGTATGGGTGATCGCGATGCTTCTGATTTCGGCCCCTGCGCAGGCGCAAGACGACGACTTGATCCAGCTTTCGGGCGTGGTGGCTACCGGTGATACGGTGCGGCCCATCCCCTACGCCACCATTTACATCCCCAATAGAGCCATGGGTACCGTGACCGACTATGACGGGTTTTTCTCCATGGTGGTGCACAAAGGCGATACGCTTCAATTCAGCAGTATGGGATTCAAAACCGGTGAGTTTTGGGTGCCCGATACGCTTAAAAAATCACACTACAGCCTGGTGATGACCTTGCTCCAAGATACCATTATTCTTGCCGAGCAAACGCTCTACCCTTGGCCTTCCAAAGAACAATTCAAGCAGTTCTTCTTGGCTATGGAGCCGCCCACGGACGATCTGCAACGCGCCAAGCGAAACATGGCCCTGGAAACGATCCGTCGCCAAGCCGAACAGGTGGGCTACGACCCCCAAGCTATGGCGGCTTACATGAACAATTACAACCACCAACAGCTGTACAACGCCGGTCGCTACTACGGCGAAAACGGAGGGCAAGCCGTGCTCGGAGCCCTCACCAACCCCTTTGCCTGGGCGGAGTTTTTCCGGGCCCTCAAACGGGGTGATTTTTCCAGTGACCGATACAAATAACCTGACGAATTGCGACTACTGCCGATGCGCCTGATCGGAATACTGCTCCTTACAATTGCTACCCTGCCTGCCTTCGCCCAAGACGTGACGGTCACAGGGACCGTGCGTGACGCTCAAGGCCAGCCCATTTCGGAGGCGAACGTGGTGTCCGGAGCGCTCGGAGTGAGCACGGGTGTGGAAGGTCAGTACAGTTTGCGCCTACGGCGCGATGCTCCGTTCTACGTCTATTTCACCCACATCAGTTACCGACCAGACTCCGTTCTGGTCGACCCCTCCAAAGGCCGCAAACAGGAATTCGACATCACCCTCCAACTCATGGCCAACCTCATCCCCGAGGTGGACGTGGAGGACGAAACCGAGCGCTACGACGAAATCATCCGGCTGGACGCCAAGGACGTGACCGCCCTTCCCGGTCCTGCTCAAACCGTTGAAGGCCTCATCAAGACCCTGCCCGGAGTAAGCTCCAACAACGAATTCAGTTCCCAATACAGCGTGCGTGGAGGAAACTTCGACGAGAACCTGGTCTACGTGAACGACATCGAAATCTACCGCCCCTTCTTGGTCCGCGCCGGACAGCAGGAAGGATTGAGCTTCATCAACCCGGACATGGTCGCCAATATTGAATTTTCGGCCGGTGGGTTTGAGGCGCGCTACGGGGATAAGATGTCTTCCGTCTTGGACATTACCTATAAGCGCCCAACTGAATACGGCGTGAACGCCATGATCAGCCTCTTGGGGGGATCCATTGCCATTGGGGGACGGACCGATGATCGGAAGTTCAGCTTCATCACCAGTGCCCGGTACCGCACCAACCAGATCCTCGTGGGCTCCTTGGACACCGAAGCCGACTACCGCCCGCGCTACACCGATGCGCAGGCCTACCTCACTTATGAGATCAAGCCGCGCTGGAACCTCGGCCTTTTGACCACCTATTCGCGTAACCTCTTCCAAACCGTGCCTGAAACGCGCGAAACAGACTTTGGAACCATCACCGAGGCGCTGCGCTTGACGGTCTTCTTCGATGGACAAGAAATCACCCAATACGAAACCTTCCTCGGCGCGCTTTCTTTGGAACACGAACTCACCGATCAAACCCGCCTGCGCTTCATCGTTAGTGGATTTTTGACAGACGAGCAGGAGTACTTTGATATTCTGGGGCAGTACAGACTCAGTGAGCTCGACAACGACTTGGGATCCGAGGACTTCGGTGAAGAGAAGTTTGAACGCGGAGTGGGTGGTTACCTGGACCACGCGCGGAACCTCTTGCAGGCGCGGGTATTCACTTTGACCCACAAGGGCGATCACCGCAGTCAGGACGGAAATTCGACCCTTTATTGGGGAATCAAAGCGCAGAACGAATACATCGACGACGTCCTGAAAGAATGGAACCTCATCGACTCTGCGGGCTACAGCATCCCTCAATTTCCGGGCGACAGTGTGGTCCTCTTTGAAACCATTGATGCGGCCAACATCGTCGAAAGTTGGCGTTATCAGACCTACGGACAATACACCACCCGTTGGCGCAATGCCCAGAACGAAACTTGGAGCTTGAGCGCCGGAGCACGCCTCCACTACTGGACGGTCAACAAGCAACTGCTTTTCAGCCCTCGGGCTTCCATCTCATGGGAGCCCAACTGGGAAAAGGACATGGTCTTCCGATTCTCGACAGGAGTCTATTATCAATCCCCATTTTACCGGGAGATTCGGGACGATTTCGGAAACGTCAACCGCAACGTCCGTGCCCAGCGGTCCATCCACTTCGTGCTCGGAAACGACTACCAGTTTGAAGCCTTCGGCCGTCCCTTTAAGTTCACCACTGAGCTGTACTACAAGTACATGGACGACCTCATCCCCTACTACATCGACAATGTTCGGATTCGCTACTCCGCGGAGAACAACGCCGTGGGTTATGCCCTCGGGGCTGATTTCCGCATCAACGGAGAGTTTGTCCCGGGCATCGAGAGTTGGGCCTCCATGAGCGTTATGACCATTCAAGAAGACATCCTCGATGACTTCTTCATCGACGAAAATGGTCAGCGCCAAGAACCGGGCTACATCCCTCGCCCCACCGATCAGCGCGTGACCTTCAACATCTTCTTCCAAGACTACCTGCCCAACGACCCCACCCTCAAGGTCAATCTCAACCTCGTCTATGGATCGGGCTTGCCCTTCGGCGCTCCACAAAGCGAACGCTACCAGCAAACGGCTCGTATCCCGGCCTACCGCCGCGTGGACATCGGGTTCACCAAGATCTTGGTCAGCGCCGACAAACAGTACGAAAGCGGCATCTTCTCGCCCTTCAAAAACCTCTGGGTAGGCGTTGAAGTCTTCAACCTCTTGGGGATTCGCAACACGGTCAGCTATCTTTGGGTCCAAGACGTTCAAGGACGACCCTACGCCGTTCCCAACTACCTGACCAACCGCCTGCTGAACGTTAAAATCGTGGCCGAGCTATGAGATGGATCGAGAACATCCCGAATAAGAACTTCACCATCAACCTGTACCACCATCAGGAGCGCTACATCCTGAAGTTTGAGGCGGGTCCCATGGAGCAGACCTATAAGATTCCTCAGGGCCTACGGCCCGATGCTGAGGCCGTCAAGAAGCTCCTCACACCGGAATTCCTCGAAGAAGTCCGTCAACAGTTCAACGCCATGTATGTGGCCCTGAAAAAACAACTGGACGCCAAATGAAAGCGTCTGCTGCACTCCCCGATCGTCGCCTGCTGCTGGGGGTGCTCCTCGTTCTTCTGGTTGCCCTGCTGGGGTGGCAAAACGTCCTGAATCTTCGGGCCGAAGAACCCCGCCGCGCCCTTGTCAGCCTGGAGATGTGGCTCACCGGCGATTACCTCGTTCCCCACATCAACGGCTATCCCTACTACAACAAACCGCCCCTGTTCAACTGGATCATGGCGGGATTTTACCAGC from Cryomorphaceae bacterium carries:
- the rny gene encoding ribonuclease Y, with the protein product MDNTVVMIVEGLISVLAGFGLAVIILRKQGDGKVAKMLAEAEKEGEQIKKDKILQAKEKFLELKTEHEGVIHERNQRMEAKEKKFKEKDDKLRTRIEENSRNYKELKDKQSKLDKRFDVLERRSKEVEQMHRKQVEQLEVISGLSAEEAKKQLVDALKDEAKAQALALVQEQVEEAKLAANKEAKKIILQTIQRVGVEHSIENSVSVFNIESDDVKGRIIGREGRNIRALEAATGVEIIVDDTPEAIILSCFDPVRREVARLSLHKLVTDGRIHPARIEEVVKKTIKELEEEIAETGKRTAIDLGIHNLHPELVRMVGRMKYRSSYGQNLLQHSREVANLCSIMASELGLNPKAAKRAGLLHDIGKVPDEESELPHAILGMKLCEKYGEKPDVCNAVGAHHDEVEMNTLIAPIIQVCDGISGARPGARRQIVDSYIKRLKELEELALQYPGVSKSYAIQAGRELRVVVDCDKVDDNSATQLSYDISQKIQSEMTYPGQVKVTVIRETRAVNYAR
- a CDS encoding TonB-dependent receptor encodes the protein MRLLPMRLIGILLLTIATLPAFAQDVTVTGTVRDAQGQPISEANVVSGALGVSTGVEGQYSLRLRRDAPFYVYFTHISYRPDSVLVDPSKGRKQEFDITLQLMANLIPEVDVEDETERYDEIIRLDAKDVTALPGPAQTVEGLIKTLPGVSSNNEFSSQYSVRGGNFDENLVYVNDIEIYRPFLVRAGQQEGLSFINPDMVANIEFSAGGFEARYGDKMSSVLDITYKRPTEYGVNAMISLLGGSIAIGGRTDDRKFSFITSARYRTNQILVGSLDTEADYRPRYTDAQAYLTYEIKPRWNLGLLTTYSRNLFQTVPETRETDFGTITEALRLTVFFDGQEITQYETFLGALSLEHELTDQTRLRFIVSGFLTDEQEYFDILGQYRLSELDNDLGSEDFGEEKFERGVGGYLDHARNLLQARVFTLTHKGDHRSQDGNSTLYWGIKAQNEYIDDVLKEWNLIDSAGYSIPQFPGDSVVLFETIDAANIVESWRYQTYGQYTTRWRNAQNETWSLSAGARLHYWTVNKQLLFSPRASISWEPNWEKDMVFRFSTGVYYQSPFYREIRDDFGNVNRNVRAQRSIHFVLGNDYQFEAFGRPFKFTTELYYKYMDDLIPYYIDNVRIRYSAENNAVGYALGADFRINGEFVPGIESWASMSVMTIQEDILDDFFIDENGQRQEPGYIPRPTDQRVTFNIFFQDYLPNDPTLKVNLNLVYGSGLPFGAPQSERYQQTARIPAYRRVDIGFTKILVSADKQYESGIFSPFKNLWVGVEVFNLLGIRNTVSYLWVQDVQGRPYAVPNYLTNRLLNVKIVAEL
- a CDS encoding carboxypeptidase-like regulatory domain-containing protein — encoded protein: MKHFTSWAGVWVIAMLLISAPAQAQDDDLIQLSGVVATGDTVRPIPYATIYIPNRAMGTVTDYDGFFSMVVHKGDTLQFSSMGFKTGEFWVPDTLKKSHYSLVMTLLQDTIILAEQTLYPWPSKEQFKQFFLAMEPPTDDLQRAKRNMALETIRRQAEQVGYDPQAMAAYMNNYNHQQLYNAGRYYGENGGQAVLGALTNPFAWAEFFRALKRGDFSSDRYK
- a CDS encoding T9SS type A sorting domain-containing protein, with translation MKRKLQLLLGIALLPLLSAAQEYTEIRREYLREIIEEKIRFPEGAPVITDLSAPTARWTRSVPDEHVVSAVNAPESEVHAAIFPGDTNILVTSAMRQQNGLAMPIWTSADFGSSWNLSSFSPSPQFSNAVVYGGGDPNFVYDGNGRLYYSWINLFQKSSISDSIFWALYWAYSDDHGITWQQSPKKAIGLSKNDGGLPNINSLVVRDKQWMAADVNPSSPHYNSVYCTFLEGNPLTGSSYIGLRYKRANDVEFTQSTINVSGFNWVFVQFGNVAVTSDGVVHVTFFASPNSQTYHMYHCSSTDGGLTFSAPAEVTQANVPSFTAWDPDPNLTGVSLQRFYPSCYLASDNSGGPNDGSLYLTWTANGVDTTESYGLDIWLSRSRDGGDTWSTPMIVNNDGDPQQHQFYSSIFVDSEGDVMLGWYDRRDDVANIATDYYIGISTDGGITFSNIKANLTPTLFSTVGNNNNGFGIGEYTQVLGSPGSVIPFWSDGRSNNGNLDIYSATINKSDGLTDPEIGPVTEAVEWRSVFPNPATDYFTMDVVLKYRTDLRITIYSTQGQIVASEAYQRSAGLFRREWSTENWAAGSYLIELDTDYGRFLKRLVITD
- a CDS encoding M23 family metallopeptidase, producing the protein MRILLFLLVSTLSLNAQNWHPPMDPPMILSGSFGELRSNHFHSGIDIKTGGVVGKSVYAVERGTVVRIRVGPTGFGKALYLRHPNGKTSVYAHLNAFDPAIAEYVKKAQYRQQRFAVDLYPEAGTFTFERGEEIAKSGNSGSSGGPHLHFEIRNTANEHPLDPLNQGFSVEDHRAPLLERLVLIPISADARCNGIRENVILPTTRSGVGQYRVSDNRSIQLTGTWGFAVQTVDQQDGGSNRNGTVMLKMWLDDSLRYVHDIDEFSFSETRYMNSLITYDQYKCCRWRGTKLYVEPNNQLSFVQGNPAGYEFEAVGKHTIRIEAEDRRGNKSVLTYSFGTLEPAQHDSAVEDPVVLQNKPWLVHHEAHRITVGDARCIIPAGVLYTDTYFPKGQAAYDNTFYTPLYRFGHQEIPAHTYFTLDLPLAAIPKGLRAEQLCFVEVEESGRKEWWPGEWKSGRFIGRSREFGRYAIGADTVAPVIDPVNIYARKNMSRNESLMVRIKDDFSGIDAIKGTIDGQWVLMEWDPKTRRLWYTFDERCPAGEHTFALEVTDNCGNTAEYVVFFTR
- a CDS encoding cell division protein ZapA → MDPNMLKIKVSIGNRTYPLTIKRADEESVRKAAKTIESMLKDFQRNYAVQDQQDLLAMCALQLATKVERTQSDAVVVDQEVTDRLEALGKQLSDALAD